In the bacterium genome, one interval contains:
- a CDS encoding carboxylesterase family protein, which yields MKGLNLLWLMLCLTCMHCGTVNIAASNGGSDLGGIQPPDVPGIPPLIPSPTPNPNPSPTPSPSPICPNFTMPPIVSGGMPIALQRDQEPFALPQNTFYSEDVAYGSQQRTWMDVFLPESSNATAVIVYIHGGGFSGGDKDSDVLEDTASSQAFIQGLLNQNIAFIRANYSFLQSPDNSDGVFGSLQDIKRLIQFIRYHHQALNINPEKIGMIGRSAGAGAATWMALHDDMMNSNSSDPIEHMPTRIQAAISLHGQASYDLMQWETVFPGLDIEVLYNSSLEIQQSIHAFYTISDFSQIFSQPTLGQRQSLDFLSMTDDCDPPVQLINLNPDNGIPTSIGELNHHPNHAQALYNQLIGSGNTAVEALIPAFNIEDPVALLSPLDFFIRELN from the coding sequence ATGAAAGGATTGAATCTATTATGGCTGATGCTGTGTCTGACTTGCATGCATTGTGGCACAGTCAACATTGCTGCCAGTAATGGTGGGTCGGATCTTGGAGGAATTCAGCCCCCAGATGTACCCGGTATCCCTCCCTTAATACCATCGCCTACACCTAATCCAAATCCTTCTCCCACGCCAAGTCCTTCTCCGATATGTCCCAATTTTACCATGCCACCCATAGTTTCAGGCGGTATGCCTATAGCACTACAAAGAGATCAAGAGCCTTTTGCTTTGCCCCAAAACACGTTTTACAGTGAAGATGTTGCCTATGGCAGCCAACAAAGAACATGGATGGATGTATTTTTGCCTGAATCTTCTAATGCAACAGCCGTTATTGTTTATATTCATGGCGGTGGTTTTTCTGGCGGTGATAAAGACAGTGATGTTTTGGAAGATACAGCCAGCAGCCAAGCGTTTATTCAAGGTTTACTCAATCAAAATATTGCTTTTATTCGAGCCAATTATAGCTTTTTACAATCGCCCGATAACAGTGATGGCGTGTTTGGATCATTACAAGATATCAAACGCCTGATTCAGTTTATTCGTTACCATCATCAGGCATTGAACATCAATCCCGAAAAAATAGGCATGATTGGCCGGTCAGCAGGAGCTGGAGCAGCAACGTGGATGGCGCTGCACGATGACATGATGAACAGTAACAGCTCTGACCCAATAGAGCACATGCCAACACGCATACAAGCAGCCATAAGTTTACACGGCCAAGCCAGTTACGATTTAATGCAATGGGAAACGGTTTTTCCCGGTTTGGATATTGAGGTGCTGTACAACAGCAGTCTTGAGATTCAGCAAAGCATCCACGCGTTTTACACTATCAGTGATTTTTCACAGATCTTCAGTCAACCCACTTTGGGACAAAGACAGAGCTTAGATTTTTTAAGCATGACCGATGACTGCGATCCTCCTGTGCAATTGATCAATCTTAATCCAGACAATGGCATACCCACCAGCATTGGAGAATTAAACCATCATCCCAACCATGCTCAAGCCTTGTATAACCAGCTTATTGGCTCAGGGAATACAGCTGTTGAAGCCTTAATCCCAGCCTTCAATATTGAAGACCCTGTAGCCCTGCTAAGTCCATTGGACTTTTTTATACGTGAGTTGAACTAA
- a CDS encoding DUF547 domain-containing protein produces the protein MAKRFEQVKSGFFVYLCHYAKMKHVFLSLILFYSSLLLANFKHSHAQWTAVLKQHTEQKNQQVLVNYQAIKKNSVKLNQYLKQLETLSSKDFKQFSQKQKLAFWINAYNAYTVKLIVDHYPVKSIKDINSGWFKGGPWKKKFIPLMGKTYSLDNIEHDIIRQNFTEARIHFAVNCASMGCPSLFQQAFTAEKLDEQLSQAAKHFLSNPNKNRVKDSSMKISKIFKWYGDDFKKQYGSYQQFIVETLKLKKKNYSVDFLDYDWSLNETR, from the coding sequence ATGGCAAAGCGTTTTGAACAAGTTAAAAGTGGTTTTTTTGTATATTTATGTCACTATGCAAAAATGAAACATGTCTTTTTATCCTTGATTCTATTTTATTCGAGTTTGCTTTTGGCCAACTTTAAACACAGCCATGCGCAGTGGACCGCTGTTTTGAAACAACACACAGAACAAAAAAATCAACAAGTGCTGGTCAACTACCAAGCCATAAAAAAAAATAGTGTCAAGCTCAATCAGTACTTAAAACAACTGGAAACATTGAGCAGCAAGGACTTTAAACAATTCAGTCAAAAACAAAAACTGGCTTTTTGGATCAACGCTTACAATGCCTACACTGTAAAATTAATTGTTGATCATTATCCGGTAAAATCCATCAAAGATATCAACTCCGGTTGGTTTAAAGGTGGACCCTGGAAGAAAAAATTCATCCCGTTGATGGGTAAAACCTACAGCTTGGACAACATTGAGCACGATATTATACGTCAAAACTTTACTGAAGCTAGAATTCACTTTGCCGTCAACTGTGCATCCATGGGCTGTCCCTCCTTGTTTCAACAAGCATTTACTGCAGAAAAGCTTGATGAGCAGTTGAGCCAAGCGGCCAAACACTTTTTAAGCAACCCCAATAAAAACCGTGTTAAAGACAGCAGCATGAAAATTTCTAAAATTTTCAAGTGGTACGGTGATGATTTTAAAAAACAATACGGCAGTTATCAGCAGTTTATTGTTGAAACGCTCAAACTTAAAAAGAAAAATTATTCCGTGGATTTTTTGGACTATGACTGGTCACTTAATGAAACAAGGTAA
- the lpdA gene encoding dihydrolipoyl dehydrogenase: MIKKVGFRVSLVLGLAAVVLLAKSFGLTDYLSLNYIKENLDAFASYYEKHQILSLLLFFVVYVGVTALSLPGAAVMTLLAGALFGFVVGTVLVSFASTLGASLAFIVARFVLRDSIENKFSKQFKKINDGVKKQGAFYLFSLRLVPIIPFFVINAVMGLSKMKLWTFYWVSQVGMLAGTMVYVNAGKQLASIDTLSEVLSFKVLLSFAALALLPWLTKAMLKIIKTKKIYKNYSKPKHFDYNMVVIGAGSAGLVTAYISATVKAKVALIEKNKMGGDCLNTGCVPSKAMIKSAKLAHQMQHASRYGLEDTKAKIDFKKVMQRVHEVIKKIEPHDSVERYTNLGVECIKGEAKIISPWEVKVNGKTLTTRNITIATGASPFVPALPGMDQITPLTSENLWQLETLPKKLIVLGGGPIGCEMAQSFARLGSQVTQVEMMDRLMGIEDKAVSEILQHHFEQEDIEVLTQHQAQAIIVKDGKNYVQLKYKDKTIEKEFDALLVAVGRKANIKGFGLDDLGIQLRDNQSIEANAYLQTNYPNIYVCGDVTGPYQLTHTASHQAWYCAVNALFGKFKKYKVDYSVIPWATYTDPEIATVGLNEQQAKKQGIDYTLSTYNIDDLDRAIADSENHGTVRVLTKPGSDKVLGATIVGQHASDLIVEFVAAMKHGFGLNKILSTIHVYPSMAEANKFVAGNWKRQQTGERIFKWLKKFHAWQR; this comes from the coding sequence ATGATAAAAAAAGTTGGTTTTAGAGTTAGCCTTGTTCTCGGCTTGGCAGCAGTTGTGTTGTTGGCTAAGTCTTTTGGACTTACGGATTACTTAAGTCTTAATTATATTAAAGAAAACTTGGATGCTTTTGCCAGCTATTATGAAAAGCATCAAATATTGAGTTTGCTATTGTTTTTTGTTGTGTATGTTGGGGTTACCGCTTTGTCTCTTCCCGGTGCCGCTGTAATGACTTTGCTGGCCGGGGCTTTGTTTGGATTTGTTGTTGGCACGGTGTTGGTGAGTTTTGCCAGCACATTGGGAGCCAGTCTGGCTTTTATTGTAGCTCGTTTTGTATTACGAGACAGTATTGAAAATAAGTTTTCTAAGCAGTTTAAAAAAATCAATGACGGCGTAAAAAAACAAGGCGCCTTTTATTTATTCAGTTTGCGTCTGGTTCCCATCATTCCTTTTTTTGTCATCAATGCTGTGATGGGTTTAAGCAAAATGAAACTATGGACCTTTTATTGGGTGAGCCAGGTAGGCATGTTGGCTGGAACCATGGTCTACGTTAATGCGGGCAAGCAATTGGCCAGTATAGACACTTTATCAGAGGTTTTGTCATTTAAAGTGTTGTTATCCTTTGCAGCTCTGGCTTTGTTGCCATGGTTGACCAAAGCCATGCTTAAAATAATCAAAACAAAAAAAATCTACAAAAACTACAGCAAACCCAAACACTTTGATTACAACATGGTGGTGATAGGCGCCGGCTCTGCCGGTTTGGTTACCGCTTATATAAGCGCAACCGTCAAAGCCAAAGTCGCCTTGATTGAAAAAAACAAGATGGGCGGGGATTGTTTGAACACCGGCTGTGTTCCCTCAAAAGCCATGATTAAAAGTGCAAAGCTGGCCCACCAAATGCAACATGCAAGCAGGTATGGGCTGGAAGACACCAAAGCTAAAATAGATTTTAAAAAAGTCATGCAGCGTGTGCATGAGGTCATTAAAAAAATTGAACCGCATGATTCGGTAGAACGCTACACAAACTTGGGCGTGGAATGCATCAAAGGTGAAGCCAAAATTATTTCTCCCTGGGAAGTTAAAGTCAACGGAAAAACTTTAACCACACGCAACATCACCATTGCCACCGGAGCCAGTCCTTTTGTGCCAGCGTTACCCGGGATGGATCAAATCACACCCTTAACTTCAGAAAACTTATGGCAGCTTGAAACATTGCCTAAAAAATTAATCGTCTTGGGCGGTGGTCCTATAGGCTGTGAAATGGCGCAAAGTTTTGCCCGTTTGGGCAGTCAAGTGACACAAGTGGAAATGATGGATAGGCTCATGGGGATTGAAGATAAAGCGGTCAGTGAGATTTTACAGCATCACTTTGAACAAGAAGACATTGAAGTACTCACGCAACACCAAGCGCAGGCGATAATTGTAAAAGACGGTAAAAACTATGTCCAGCTCAAATACAAAGATAAAACCATTGAAAAAGAGTTTGATGCCTTGCTTGTTGCTGTGGGGCGAAAAGCCAACATCAAGGGCTTTGGTTTAGATGATTTAGGCATTCAATTGAGAGACAACCAAAGCATTGAGGCCAATGCATACTTGCAAACCAATTACCCCAACATTTATGTCTGTGGGGATGTGACGGGACCTTATCAACTCACGCATACAGCGTCGCATCAAGCCTGGTACTGCGCAGTCAATGCATTGTTTGGCAAGTTTAAAAAGTACAAAGTTGATTATTCCGTGATTCCCTGGGCCACTTACACCGATCCAGAAATAGCCACTGTTGGTTTAAATGAGCAACAAGCAAAAAAACAAGGCATTGATTATACCTTAAGCACTTACAACATAGATGATCTGGATAGAGCCATTGCCGACAGTGAAAATCATGGCACTGTCAGGGTTTTAACCAAGCCGGGCAGTGATAAAGTCTTAGGCGCCACCATCGTTGGCCAACATGCTTCTGATCTCATTGTTGAGTTTGTTGCAGCCATGAAACATGGCTTTGGTTTGAATAAAATTTTATCCACCATTCATGTTTACCCCAGCATGGCAGAAGCCAATAAATTTGTTGCTGGCAACTGGAAAAGACAGCAAACCGGGGAACGTATTTTTAAATGGCTTAAAAAGTTTCATGCTTGGCAACGTTAA
- a CDS encoding MarC family protein, which yields MDFSKDLIYFVVLLNPFAQAIALWDLMQETGWREFLSVYGKATLLSFGVYLLFIIFGDSIVDNVFQIRLSALKIFGGIIIMTIGFRNIMLGVKNNLLLNAKVSDLAQEISLPYIIGPATLWLSILMGKEYPWYMGASGIGSVMLCNWALLVVGHYFFSNLKRSKETLVGKYLSVLMRTTSLFIGAIGVDMVMSGLQELITETIKTNI from the coding sequence ATGGATTTTAGCAAAGACCTTATTTATTTTGTTGTTCTGCTTAACCCATTTGCGCAAGCCATAGCACTGTGGGACCTTATGCAAGAGACGGGTTGGCGTGAGTTTTTATCTGTTTATGGTAAGGCCACGCTGTTGAGCTTTGGCGTTTATTTGCTGTTTATTATTTTTGGGGATTCTATTGTTGATAACGTTTTTCAGATTCGTTTATCCGCGCTAAAAATATTTGGTGGCATTATTATCATGACCATTGGTTTTAGAAACATCATGCTTGGGGTCAAAAACAATTTATTGCTCAACGCCAAAGTATCAGACTTGGCGCAAGAAATATCGCTGCCTTATATTATAGGACCTGCCACTTTATGGCTGAGTATTTTGATGGGCAAAGAGTATCCTTGGTATATGGGGGCTTCAGGCATTGGTAGTGTTATGTTGTGTAACTGGGCTTTGCTTGTTGTAGGGCATTATTTTTTCAGTAATCTGAAACGATCTAAGGAAACTTTAGTAGGAAAGTATCTTAGTGTATTGATGCGCACCACATCTCTGTTTATTGGTGCCATTGGCGTAGACATGGTCATGTCAGGTTTACAAGAGTTAATCACTGAGACAATAAAAACAAATATTTAG
- a CDS encoding BCCT family transporter yields the protein MNRNVFFFSSAIIILITILGASAATEVGSFIGQIQEGVSNSFGWLYLVGMTSFLIFMTGIAMSRFGTIRLGEDNSQPEFKTLSWLAMLFSAGMGIGLLFYGVAEPIMHFNRPAPFVDHFAAADAHRYAMALTFFHWGLHPWACYALVGLGLAFFAYRKHMPLSMRSVFYPIFKDKIKGVTGDIIDIVAIVSTLFGVATSLGFGASQVNAGLSYLFGIPQNQLIQALIIITITGFATISVVSGLKKGIKLLSQGNMLLAFGLLCIVLILGPTVYIINSLVDNIGAYLSEFSRLSFRLYTQNEEAKSWQTGWTLMYWAWWIAWSPFVGMFIARISKGRTIRQFILGVMAIPTLMSFVWFTVFGSSALKFEIEQPGSLSKVIDQSIVEALFVFLENYAFSAGLSLIAVVSIILFFVTSSDSASLVIDTIASGGKKNPPVAQKVYWACLEGFVAAVLLYFGGLKALQTASLLVALPLCILLIMSMYGLLKAFRTELPKKPGHG from the coding sequence ATGAATCGTAATGTATTTTTCTTTAGTTCCGCCATTATTATTTTAATTACCATTTTAGGTGCATCTGCCGCAACAGAAGTTGGATCGTTCATTGGTCAGATCCAAGAGGGTGTGAGTAATAGTTTTGGTTGGTTGTACCTGGTGGGCATGACCAGCTTTTTGATATTTATGACCGGCATTGCGATGTCGCGTTTTGGCACGATTCGTTTGGGAGAGGACAACAGTCAACCAGAATTTAAGACTTTGTCTTGGTTGGCCATGCTGTTTAGTGCCGGCATGGGAATTGGTCTTTTGTTTTATGGTGTAGCGGAACCCATCATGCATTTTAATCGTCCAGCCCCTTTTGTTGATCATTTTGCAGCAGCCGATGCCCACAGATATGCCATGGCTTTAACCTTCTTTCATTGGGGTTTGCATCCTTGGGCATGTTACGCATTGGTAGGCTTGGGTTTGGCCTTTTTTGCTTATCGCAAGCACATGCCGCTTTCCATGCGCTCCGTTTTTTATCCTATATTTAAGGATAAAATCAAAGGGGTCACCGGTGATATCATTGATATTGTTGCCATTGTCAGTACTTTGTTTGGTGTGGCCACGTCTTTGGGCTTTGGGGCGTCACAGGTTAATGCCGGGCTCAGTTATTTATTTGGGATACCACAAAACCAGTTAATTCAAGCTTTAATTATTATAACCATTACCGGCTTTGCCACCATTTCTGTGGTCAGTGGCTTAAAAAAAGGTATCAAGCTTTTAAGTCAGGGCAACATGCTTTTGGCTTTTGGCTTATTATGTATTGTTCTTATTTTGGGTCCAACGGTCTATATTATCAATTCCTTGGTGGATAATATTGGTGCATACCTATCTGAGTTTTCTAGGCTTTCATTTAGGCTGTATACTCAAAATGAAGAAGCCAAAAGCTGGCAAACGGGCTGGACATTGATGTACTGGGCTTGGTGGATTGCCTGGTCACCCTTTGTGGGGATGTTTATTGCCAGAATTTCAAAAGGCAGGACCATTCGTCAATTTATTTTGGGAGTGATGGCCATTCCAACCTTGATGTCGTTTGTATGGTTTACGGTGTTTGGTAGCAGTGCCTTAAAATTTGAAATTGAACAGCCCGGTTCTTTATCTAAAGTGATTGATCAGAGCATTGTTGAAGCCTTGTTTGTATTTTTAGAAAACTATGCTTTTTCAGCCGGTTTGTCCTTGATTGCGGTGGTATCTATTATTTTGTTTTTTGTAACCTCATCAGACTCAGCTTCGTTGGTCATTGATACCATTGCCAGTGGCGGTAAAAAAAATCCGCCGGTAGCGCAAAAAGTCTACTGGGCCTGCCTTGAAGGTTTTGTTGCAGCGGTACTTTTATACTTTGGTGGCCTAAAAGCTCTGCAAACAGCCTCTTTGTTGGTGGCTTTGCCCTTATGTATTTTACTCATCATGTCCATGTACGGATTGTTAAAAGCATTTAGAACAGAACTTCCCAAAAAACCTGGTCATGGATGA
- a CDS encoding metalloregulator ArsR/SmtB family transcription factor: MKNKRNKKPPMSEEVLDLVAQKFKILSEPLRLAIVQLLMSGEMNVTDLHTELNCSQPNVSKHLKMLEQAGYVKKEKHGVSVYYSIADKMVFQLCDLVCNSLSKEVDEQSRSLKKLKKMI, encoded by the coding sequence ATGAAAAACAAACGCAATAAAAAACCTCCCATGTCTGAAGAAGTTTTGGATCTAGTGGCCCAAAAGTTTAAAATTTTATCTGAACCTTTACGTCTTGCTATTGTACAATTGCTGATGAGTGGTGAAATGAATGTTACGGATCTTCATACCGAGCTTAACTGTAGTCAACCCAATGTCAGCAAACATCTCAAAATGCTTGAACAAGCTGGTTATGTTAAGAAAGAAAAGCATGGCGTCTCTGTCTACTATTCAATAGCTGATAAAATGGTTTTTCAGTTGTGTGATTTGGTGTGTAACAGTTTATCCAAAGAAGTGGATGAACAATCCAGGAGTTTAAAAAAACTTAAAAAAATGATTTAA
- a CDS encoding rhodanese-like domain-containing protein produces MSESKKMNVDYISVKDLKSIVEKHGADNVIDIRESIELALEKFPGSQHIPLSSFEQNISQHKKNKEAYIFCRSGARAKTAAYKMANRGFKKVYIVDGGIEAWKRAGFKVEKGEGLFKMMPKRFIIGLLTLIALAAYFLRS; encoded by the coding sequence ATGAGTGAGAGTAAAAAGATGAATGTAGACTATATCAGCGTAAAAGATCTTAAAAGCATTGTTGAAAAACATGGCGCTGATAATGTTATTGATATCAGAGAAAGTATTGAGTTGGCTCTAGAAAAATTTCCGGGTAGTCAACATATTCCCTTGTCCAGTTTTGAGCAGAACATTTCTCAACACAAAAAAAACAAAGAAGCCTACATTTTTTGTCGTTCAGGAGCCCGCGCCAAAACAGCGGCCTACAAAATGGCCAATAGGGGCTTTAAAAAAGTGTATATTGTAGATGGAGGCATAGAGGCTTGGAAAAGAGCTGGATTTAAAGTAGAAAAAGGAGAAGGGCTTTTTAAGATGATGCCCAAACGTTTTATCATAGGCCTACTAACCCTTATAGCATTAGCAGCCTATTTTTTAAGATCATAA
- a CDS encoding MBL fold metallo-hydrolase translates to MQHHEVKHFFDPETWTLSYVVYDQNSKDAVLIDPVLNYDPASSKYSDESIKEVMDFIKTEALNVHYIMDTHAHADHVTGMKEIKSYLPKAKTVIGKHIALVQDVFKDIFNLKDVSPAEQIFDVLADEGQDLQAGTLTIKTIFTPGHTPACASYLIGDAVFTGDALFMPDFGTGRCDFPKGSAEDLYHSVHDKLYALPDETRVFTGHDYMPGGRALKFESSIKEEKENNIQLKASTSKEEFIAFRTERDKQLKAPRLLLPSIQLNIRAGNFPKAEDNGVSYIKMPLLKK, encoded by the coding sequence ATGCAGCACCATGAAGTAAAACATTTTTTTGACCCAGAAACTTGGACCTTAAGCTATGTTGTTTATGACCAAAATAGCAAAGACGCTGTTTTGATTGACCCTGTCTTAAACTATGACCCAGCATCATCCAAATACAGTGATGAATCGATCAAAGAAGTCATGGACTTTATTAAGACAGAGGCGCTCAATGTTCATTATATTATGGATACACATGCGCACGCGGATCATGTGACCGGCATGAAAGAAATAAAAAGCTATTTACCCAAAGCCAAAACCGTTATTGGAAAACACATTGCTTTGGTACAAGACGTATTTAAAGATATTTTTAATCTTAAAGACGTGTCACCAGCAGAACAAATTTTTGATGTCTTGGCAGATGAGGGTCAGGACTTGCAAGCAGGAACCTTAACCATCAAAACCATCTTTACCCCAGGACATACCCCGGCCTGTGCATCCTATTTGATTGGCGATGCAGTGTTTACCGGAGATGCCTTATTTATGCCAGATTTTGGAACCGGGCGCTGTGATTTTCCTAAAGGCAGTGCTGAGGATTTGTATCACTCTGTCCATGATAAGCTGTATGCCTTACCTGATGAAACAAGAGTATTCACTGGCCATGATTATATGCCAGGAGGAAGAGCCTTAAAGTTTGAATCCAGCATTAAAGAAGAAAAAGAAAACAATATTCAACTAAAAGCAAGCACAAGCAAGGAAGAGTTTATTGCCTTTCGGACGGAACGAGATAAACAGCTTAAAGCACCAAGGTTGTTGCTGCCAAGCATCCAGCTGAATATTAGGGCAGGAAACTTCCCTAAAGCAGAAGATAATGGCGTCAGTTATATCAAGATGCCTTTACTAAAAAAATAA
- the cls gene encoding cardiolipin synthase, which translates to MLADAYNFILSNTKIALPYISFIFYLTLSILVSLHILLRRQENKTALAWLALVWLSPFFGSLLYMAFGINRVWRKTKLLKSPAIKKVIEQLYQTDIAQELNIPDNLESLANTHSRISSFPLSAGNQIKPLINGEQAYAPMLEAIKQAKHSVSMCSYIFDDDAIGKKFAQALIEASKRGVEVCLLIDAVGLRYSFPSILHRFKHSQVKAKRFLPTFVPWKMPYINLRNHRKTLIIDGEKGFTGGMNIRLGHCLEGRHKHKIQDVHFFVEGPIIKQMQVVFVMDWLYSSGETLTGKKWFPNLKDAGNSMMRSILDGPDEDINTLKMILISAISQAKKSISIVSPYFLPNVTLINVLKVAQQRGVKINIVVPEENNLKLVHWASQKILEEMVKMGCHVYSSKPPFDHSKLMLVDDAWAFIGSANWDSRSLRLNFEFNLEVYDQNFSQEIKKIIDQKIEQGRKLKRHDFLDINLLKQLKIGLARLFIPYL; encoded by the coding sequence ATGTTGGCCGATGCCTACAATTTTATCCTCAGCAATACAAAAATTGCCTTACCCTATATCAGTTTTATTTTTTATCTGACGCTTTCTATTTTGGTGAGTCTGCATATCTTGTTGCGCAGACAAGAAAATAAAACAGCCTTGGCATGGTTGGCCCTGGTTTGGTTGTCTCCGTTTTTTGGATCATTATTGTACATGGCCTTTGGTATCAATCGGGTATGGCGCAAAACCAAATTGCTTAAATCGCCCGCGATTAAAAAAGTTATTGAGCAGCTCTATCAGACAGACATTGCTCAAGAATTAAATATTCCAGACAACTTAGAAAGCCTGGCCAACACCCATTCAAGAATCAGCTCTTTTCCTTTAAGTGCAGGCAATCAAATTAAACCTTTGATCAATGGGGAACAAGCCTATGCGCCTATGCTTGAAGCCATCAAGCAAGCCAAGCATAGCGTTAGCATGTGCAGTTATATTTTTGATGATGATGCTATCGGTAAAAAATTTGCTCAAGCCTTGATTGAAGCGAGTAAAAGAGGCGTAGAAGTATGTTTATTAATTGATGCCGTAGGTTTAAGGTATTCTTTTCCTTCTATTCTTCATCGATTCAAGCACAGTCAAGTCAAAGCCAAACGATTTTTACCGACCTTTGTTCCTTGGAAAATGCCCTACATTAACTTGCGCAATCATAGAAAAACTTTGATTATTGATGGTGAAAAAGGGTTCACAGGAGGTATGAATATCAGGCTAGGGCATTGTCTTGAAGGGAGGCATAAGCATAAAATTCAAGATGTTCATTTCTTTGTAGAGGGGCCCATCATCAAACAAATGCAAGTTGTGTTTGTAATGGATTGGTTGTACAGCAGTGGTGAAACACTGACGGGTAAAAAATGGTTTCCAAATCTTAAAGATGCTGGAAATAGTATGATGCGCAGTATTTTAGATGGTCCTGATGAAGATATCAATACCTTAAAAATGATTTTGATTAGCGCAATCAGCCAAGCCAAAAAAAGCATTAGCATCGTAAGCCCATACTTTTTACCCAATGTTACTTTGATCAATGTTTTGAAAGTTGCACAGCAAAGAGGTGTTAAAATTAACATTGTTGTCCCAGAAGAAAACAACCTAAAACTGGTTCATTGGGCCAGTCAAAAAATTTTAGAAGAAATGGTAAAGATGGGTTGTCATGTTTATTCAAGTAAGCCGCCGTTTGATCATAGCAAGTTGATGTTGGTTGATGATGCATGGGCTTTTATAGGATCAGCCAACTGGGATTCTAGAAGTCTGCGTTTAAATTTTGAATTCAATTTAGAAGTCTATGATCAGAATTTTTCACAAGAGATAAAAAAAATAATTGATCAAAAAATTGAGCAAGGTAGAAAATTAAAACGGCATGATTTTTTAGATATCAACCTTCTTAAGCAACTTAAAATAGGTTTGGCTAGATTGTTTATCCCCTATCTTTAA
- a CDS encoding DUF2892 domain-containing protein produces the protein MNVDRFVFAFAGFMILLSLALGYFVSEYFFLFTAFVGLNMFQAAFTGFCPLAMILKKLGLPAGKAF, from the coding sequence ATGAATGTTGATCGTTTTGTGTTTGCTTTTGCAGGGTTTATGATTTTACTCAGTTTGGCCTTAGGCTATTTTGTCAGTGAGTATTTTTTTCTATTTACGGCCTTTGTCGGGTTAAACATGTTTCAAGCAGCATTCACCGGATTTTGCCCCCTGGCCATGATTCTTAAGAAATTAGGACTGCCCGCGGGTAAGGCATTTTAA